One window from the genome of candidate division WOR-3 bacterium encodes:
- a CDS encoding electron transfer flavoprotein subunit alpha/FixB family protein — protein MKEVLSLVENEGGKLKDITLEVFTLGKELSEKFSLPLSAVLFAEDETLLGEVTNWVDEVIFISDPIFKKPNSEIYNENLLSLIQERKPKYIIIGNTAFGVEIGSYLAAKAGYGLIPDCTGYEIVDSQILFHREIYGGKIISTLTSPKEDVILSIRSGSFKVRGEGRTKAGRVTHWAEKKGVYKTEILGYKEAEAGAVDITKANIVVGVGRGIKSKDNLPLVEEFAKEIGAVIGCSRPIIDFGWLPKERLIGSSGKTIKPKVYIALGISGAFQHVSGMKDAETIIAVNKDPEAPIFSVAHYGIVGDVMKLLPTLREKIKEIKS, from the coding sequence ATGAAAGAGGTTCTCTCTTTGGTTGAAAACGAGGGGGGAAAGTTAAAGGATATCACCCTTGAGGTCTTCACCTTAGGGAAGGAGTTGAGTGAGAAATTCTCCCTCCCCCTCAGCGCGGTCCTTTTCGCCGAAGACGAAACTCTTTTAGGTGAAGTTACCAACTGGGTGGATGAGGTAATATTTATTTCTGACCCCATCTTTAAGAAGCCAAACTCGGAAATTTATAACGAAAACCTCCTTTCTTTAATCCAAGAGCGAAAGCCGAAATACATTATCATCGGCAATACCGCCTTTGGGGTGGAGATTGGTTCCTATTTAGCCGCTAAGGCGGGCTACGGACTAATTCCGGATTGCACCGGTTACGAAATTGTTGACTCCCAAATCCTTTTTCATCGGGAAATCTATGGTGGTAAGATTATTTCCACTCTCACTTCCCCTAAGGAAGATGTGATCCTGAGCATCCGCAGCGGTTCTTTTAAGGTAAGAGGAGAGGGGAGGACAAAAGCCGGCCGAGTCACTCACTGGGCAGAGAAAAAGGGGGTTTATAAAACTGAGATTTTGGGTTATAAGGAAGCGGAAGCCGGAGCGGTTGATATCACAAAGGCTAATATCGTAGTTGGTGTTGGTCGGGGGATAAAGAGTAAAGATAATTTACCCTTAGTTGAGGAATTTGCTAAGGAGATTGGTGCGGTGATCGGTTGTTCGCGGCCGATCATTGACTTCGGTTGGCTACCGAAAGAAAGATTGATTGGTTCTTCCGGCAAGACGATAAAACCGAAGGTTTATATCGCCTTAGGCATTTCTGGCGCCTTCCAGCACGTCTCGGGGATGAAGGATGCGGAGACGATCATTGCCGTGAATAAAGACCCGGAGGCACCCATCTTCTCGGTTGCCCATTACGGGATTGTTGGTGATGTGATGAAACTTTTGCCAACCCTAAGGGAGAAGATAAAGGAGATTAAGTCTTAA
- the cdd gene encoding cytidine deaminase produces MKNRNGVKELKQVINFSYSPYSNFKVGALIKAKSNRTFTGVNIENASYGLTICAERVALFKALSEGERDFKTLLVYTPTKNFTYPCGACLQVLREHCRELKIILLNKDGKKKFLRLSQLLPKPFLGSRRVKT; encoded by the coding sequence TTGAAAAATAGAAACGGGGTCAAAGAGTTAAAACAGGTAATTAACTTCTCCTATTCTCCATATTCTAATTTCAAGGTGGGGGCTTTAATTAAAGCGAAATCCAATAGGACATTCACCGGGGTAAATATTGAAAATGCCTCCTATGGTTTAACAATCTGTGCCGAAAGGGTAGCCTTATTTAAGGCGCTTAGTGAAGGGGAGAGAGATTTTAAAACCCTTCTCGTTTATACCCCAACTAAAAATTTCACCTATCCCTGTGGTGCCTGCTTACAGGTATTAAGGGAACATTGTCGGGAATTGAAAATTATTCTTTTGAATAAAGATGGGAAAAAGAAATTTTTACGCCTCTCCCAACTTTTGCCCAAACCTTTTCTGGGTAGCAGAAGAGTTAAGACTTAA